GGGAGCTTCTGCATCTGCATCCGATTGGCAGCGGCGGCGTGGTCGTTGGGATCCGGCATCGAAGAGATGGAAGGGGGGCGAGGGGTCGGAAGGGAATCGGAGTCGAGCTCGGGATCGCTGGCGAGGAGGGCGGCAGCGGGCCTCGATCGGGCCTCAGGAGGATTCCGGGGTGGAGGGCACACCGCCGGCTTCGTGATCGTCGACGTCGAGCTGGAAATCCTCGGTGAGCTCTTCATAGAGGAGATCGAGGCCGATCAGCACCCGCTCCCGGTCGGAGAGATCGCCGATGATCCGGCGCACCGGCGGGGGAAGAATCTTGGCCAGGGTCGGGGTGGCCAGGATCTTGTCCTCTTCCGCCAGCTGGGGATTCTTGAGCACATCGATCACCTTCAGGGCGTAGACGCCTCGGAACTCGGACTCGAGGATGTCGCGCAGCGTCTTGAGGGCCCGCATCGAATTGGGCGTGTTGCCGGCCACGTAGAGCTTGAGGATGTAGGTCTTGCGGAAGGTCATGGCTGGGGCTCAGGTGGTGGGGCTGGAGGATTCGGCGGCGGCGGCGGCGGCGGGCACGATCGGCAGGTCGGGAGGGATGGAGCGTCGATACATTTCGCAGAGGTGGGCCATGACATCGAGGAGGGCAAGTCGGTAGTCCTGGAGAAAATCGTTCTTCTGCCCTTTGAGCATCAGCAATTTTCGAAACTCCTCGATCAGATTCACGTGGATCTCCACCATCTTGGTGATCGGCAGATCGGCGAAGAAGGCCGTGTTGACGAAGCTTTCGATCGCCTGGTTGGCGGCGGCGGGGTTCTTGAAGTAGCTGATCAGCAGGTCCCGGTAGGTGCGGCGCAGCGAGTCCAGAAGCTCGTTGCGTTCCTCGGCTTCCAGGTTGCGCAGGAAGCGGGAGGGATCCCGCTTGTAGTACACCCCTAGGTACCCGAGACGTCCGTTGAGCCGGTTCGGCAGTTTCCAGCCGTCGGGGGTGGCCGCCTTGGCATCGCTGCCGGCCGGCAGGGTGCTGCTGCGCAGGAAACGGGAGACGGCCGCATCCAGGCTGTAGCTCAGCTGCTCCAGCTGGTCGGGGGGGAGGCGGACCTCGGCGTCGTGGAACTTCACCTCGCCGTCCACCGGGCCGATCAGGACGGCCGGCAGTTCCAGGCCCTGGTCGTGAAGGCTGCCGAAGAAGGTCCCGTCGACGGCGCCTTCCTCCAGCAGGATCCCGTCGAAGTCCTCGCGGCGCTGCTCCAGCTGCTCAAGCGGTCCGGTGGCGGGATCCACGGGCACCAGTTGGTAGCGACCGCCCCTGAGCCACTGGCCGCAGGCTTCGGCCAGGGCCGGAGTCTGGATGAGGGAGAGGATGTTGAGAACCGGTTGGGGCATCGACCGCTGCGGCGGGGAGCTCCCCTGGCCGGGCTGATTCTTGACGGAAGGGAGGCCCGGACGGGAGGATCTTAGTTCTGTCTTTCGATTCCGTGCGCCCAGGCCCAATGGTGGCTTCCTGCCGCCAGCCTGGCCACGCCCCCTGAGCGATGACCCAAGCCCCCCAGAAGGAAGCACCCGAGAAAGAGCCCTTGAGCGCAGACGCCACCGGCGCCTACGCCATCGTCGAGGCCTCCGGCCAGCAGTTCTGGCTCCAGCCCGATCGCTACGTCGATCTCGACCGACTCAGCGCCGAGGTCGACAGCACCGTGACCCTGGAGAACGTACTCCTGGTCAAGGATGCCTCCGGCACCACCCTCGGCCAGCCCTACGTGGAAGGCGCCACGGTGGAGCTCAAGGTGATGGCCCATCGCCGCGGCCAGAAGATCATCGTCTACAAGATGCGGCCCAAGAAGAAGACCCGTCGCAAGAACGGCCACCGCCAGGAGCTCACCCGGGTGATGGTCCAGTCGATCAAGGTGGGCGGCAAGTCGATCGTCTGATCGAGCCCCGGCCTCTCCTCTCGTCCAGCTCCCCCCGTTCTCCCCTCTCTGCTGATCCATGGCCCACAAGAAAGGCACAGGTTCGACCCGCAACGGCCGCGACTCCAATGCCAAGCGCCTCGGCGTCAAGCGTTACGGCGGTGAGACCGTCAGCGCCGGCTCGATCCTGATCCGCCAGCGCGGCACCTCCGTGATCCCGGGCGTCAATGTGGGCCGCGGCTCCGACGACACCCTCTTCGCCCTGGTGGATGGGGTCGTCAGCTTCGAGTCCATCAAGCGCGGCCTGCGCAATCGCAAGCGCATCAACATCGCCGTCGGCGCCTAGGCCCCCGGCAGGGGGGCGTCCGCCAGCTCGGCGCCGTCCCCCGGCACCTCCAGATAGCGCCGGAGCCAGCCCACCAGCAGGTAGAAGGGCAGGGTGTCGGCGAGGGCCGCCACCAGCTTGAAGACGTAGCCGCTGGCGATGAACACCCCCA
This genomic stretch from Cyanobium gracile PCC 6307 harbors:
- the rpmA gene encoding 50S ribosomal protein L27 — protein: MAHKKGTGSTRNGRDSNAKRLGVKRYGGETVSAGSILIRQRGTSVIPGVNVGRGSDDTLFALVDGVVSFESIKRGLRNRKRINIAVGA
- the rplU gene encoding 50S ribosomal protein L21 — its product is MTQAPQKEAPEKEPLSADATGAYAIVEASGQQFWLQPDRYVDLDRLSAEVDSTVTLENVLLVKDASGTTLGQPYVEGATVELKVMAHRRGQKIIVYKMRPKKKTRRKNGHRQELTRVMVQSIKVGGKSIV
- the kaiB gene encoding circadian clock protein KaiB, producing MTFRKTYILKLYVAGNTPNSMRALKTLRDILESEFRGVYALKVIDVLKNPQLAEEDKILATPTLAKILPPPVRRIIGDLSDRERVLIGLDLLYEELTEDFQLDVDDHEAGGVPSTPESS
- a CDS encoding circadian clock protein KaiA; its protein translation is MPQPVLNILSLIQTPALAEACGQWLRGGRYQLVPVDPATGPLEQLEQRREDFDGILLEEGAVDGTFFGSLHDQGLELPAVLIGPVDGEVKFHDAEVRLPPDQLEQLSYSLDAAVSRFLRSSTLPAGSDAKAATPDGWKLPNRLNGRLGYLGVYYKRDPSRFLRNLEAEERNELLDSLRRTYRDLLISYFKNPAAANQAIESFVNTAFFADLPITKMVEIHVNLIEEFRKLLMLKGQKNDFLQDYRLALLDVMAHLCEMYRRSIPPDLPIVPAAAAAAESSSPTT